Proteins found in one bacterium genomic segment:
- a CDS encoding glycosyltransferase family 9 protein, which yields MQKKESTLLKWLPFRNLINFKVFVYIGGGLGDISHHYATNRYLRRLKSIKEFFPNLYLYLYLDSKNPILVKQLFEKDPYIDEIIAVKQENFIWSHVQSFMEDKCKIDKVNHAQFMSEFDSEIVFRRTLNRVFILLRFPRIRAISMDDFFQQFCLDIEDFKPEWPAKIWIEKEYEDWTEDYLKKVKDKKLIGFHPFAEDSRNVYSEKKWIELINLATEQGFVPVIFGSQKQQDSEIYKQFSELSINLISELSIRKKIAILKQCSFYIGLDAGIKDLAFIYAIPCIILSDATESYALNPSGYLWAYAWKENFVKVLFHPQSLEPKYILTELFKLEGSKGKWKKQLASL from the coding sequence ATGCAAAAGAAAGAAAGCACATTGTTAAAATGGCTTCCGTTTAGAAATTTGATTAATTTTAAAGTCTTTGTTTATATTGGCGGTGGGCTTGGAGATATCAGTCATCATTATGCTACCAATAGATATCTGCGCCGTTTAAAAAGCATAAAAGAATTCTTTCCCAATCTTTATCTTTATTTATACTTAGATAGTAAAAACCCTATTCTTGTTAAGCAGCTTTTTGAAAAAGACCCCTATATAGATGAAATTATTGCCGTTAAACAAGAGAATTTTATCTGGTCGCATGTACAAAGCTTTATGGAAGATAAATGCAAGATTGATAAAGTTAATCATGCGCAGTTTATGTCTGAGTTTGATTCGGAAATTGTCTTTCGAAGAACACTAAATCGTGTGTTTATTCTGCTACGCTTTCCAAGAATAAGGGCTATCAGTATGGACGATTTCTTTCAGCAGTTTTGTTTAGATATAGAAGATTTTAAGCCTGAATGGCCTGCTAAGATATGGATTGAAAAAGAGTATGAAGACTGGACTGAAGATTATCTTAAAAAAGTTAAGGATAAAAAACTTATTGGTTTTCATCCTTTTGCTGAGGACTCAAGAAATGTTTACTCTGAAAAGAAATGGATTGAACTTATTAATCTTGCAACAGAACAAGGTTTTGTCCCTGTAATTTTTGGCTCTCAAAAACAGCAGGATTCTGAAATATACAAACAATTTTCAGAATTATCTATTAATTTAATTTCAGAGCTTTCTATAAGAAAGAAAATAGCAATTCTTAAACAGTGTAGTTTTTATATTGGATTAGATGCTGGGATTAAAGACTTAGCATTTATATATGCTATACCTTGTATTATTTTAAGTGATGCAACAGAGAGCTATGCTTTAAATCCATCAGGGTATCTTTGGGCTTATGCTTGGAAAGAAAATTTTGTCAAAGTCTTATTTCATCCCCAATCTTTAGAGCCTAAATATATTTTAACAGAATTATTTAAGCTGGAAGGTAGTAAAGGAAAATGGAAAAAACAATTGGCCAGCTTATAG
- a CDS encoding GDP-mannose 4,6-dehydratase gives MNRKKALITGITGQDGSYLAELLLEKGYEVHGIVRRIALENPVCRLIRIQHLLNKITLHAASLESYASIFNIVERIRPDECYHLASQSFVSYSFEDAFSTINTNINGTLFVLSAIKEKAPKCKVYFAASSEMFGKVTKSPQNENTPFYPKSPYGISKVAGFDLTRNYREAYGLFACNGILYNHESPRRGMEFVTRKITNAAARIKLGLDTELRLGNLDAKRDWGFARDYVEAMVLMLQQDVPDDYIIATNETHTVREFVEEAFDYLDLDYKKYVIIDEKYYRPSDIEILQGDYNKAEKNLGWTPKVKFKELVEMMIKADYAKERKHIVKMASV, from the coding sequence ATGAATAGAAAGAAAGCCCTGATCACAGGCATAACAGGTCAAGACGGTTCATATTTAGCGGAACTGTTATTAGAAAAAGGGTATGAGGTTCATGGCATTGTCCGCAGGATTGCGCTTGAAAATCCCGTTTGCAGATTGATACGCATTCAACATTTATTGAATAAAATTACTCTACATGCAGCATCTTTGGAAAGCTATGCCAGTATTTTTAATATAGTCGAAAGAATAAGGCCGGATGAATGTTATCACCTGGCATCTCAAAGTTTTGTTAGTTATTCTTTTGAAGATGCTTTTTCTACAATTAATACTAATATCAATGGAACTCTTTTCGTTTTATCTGCGATAAAAGAAAAGGCCCCTAAGTGTAAGGTATATTTTGCGGCATCTTCAGAGATGTTTGGAAAAGTCACTAAATCTCCTCAAAATGAGAATACCCCATTTTATCCAAAATCTCCTTATGGTATTTCTAAGGTTGCCGGTTTTGATTTAACCAGAAACTATAGAGAAGCTTATGGTTTGTTTGCTTGTAATGGAATTTTATATAATCATGAATCGCCACGTCGTGGGATGGAATTTGTCACGAGAAAAATAACAAATGCTGCTGCTCGAATCAAACTTGGGTTAGATACAGAGTTACGATTAGGAAATTTAGATGCTAAAAGGGATTGGGGTTTTGCCAGAGATTATGTTGAAGCAATGGTTCTAATGCTCCAACAGGATGTTCCAGATGATTATATTATAGCGACTAACGAAACACATACTGTTCGTGAATTTGTTGAAGAGGCTTTTGATTATTTAGACCTTGATTATAAAAAATATGTTATAATTGATGAAAAATATTACCGTCCATCTGATATAGAGATATTACAAGGAGACTATAATAAGGCAGAAAAAAATTTGGGTTGGACGCCTAAAGTAAAATTCAAAGAACTTGTAGAAATGATGATTAAGGCAGATTATGCAAAAGAAAGAAAGCACATTGTTAAAATGGCTTCCGTTTAG